A window of Marinobacter sp. F4206 genomic DNA:
TCGGGATCCATGATAGCGTCCGTTCCGAATCCAATCTTCACTCCCATTTTTTTAGCAAGTGGATAGACCTTTTCCGTGCCTGATGTTGCCTCCAACCATTTCTTTGTCGAGGACTCGGTTGGAAATACCATGCGATCTTCATCGTCCAGCAGCGGCTGCGTACTCAACCAGACTCCTTTTTTCTTCATGAGTTTGAGCGTGTCTTCGGTTACAAGCATACCGTGCTCAATGGTCTTGATTCCTGCTTCAACGGCCATTCTGACCGCCTCGTCAGTGATGACGTGAGCCGCGACATAGCTATTGTAACTTTCCGCGACGTCGACGATGGCCTTCATTTCCTCCAGTGAGTACTGGCGAACATCAAGGGGGTCAAAAATTGAGGCGACCCCACCTCCAGCCGCGATTTTGATTTGGCTCGCCCCCATTCGGAAGACCTCGCGGGCGCGCCGACGAACCTCCGGCAACCCGTCGGCGATGACGAAAAAGCCGGTCCTTCCCCAGTAATCCAGATTGCTTTCCGCTGGGATCTCATGGGGCAGGCGATAGTCATAGTGCCCCCCAGTCTGACTAAGCGGCGGACCGGCCACCAGCATGCGGGGGCCCACGATGACTCCGCTATCAATCAGTTTTTTAAGTGAAAAACTGTTGCCACCGATATCCCTAACGGTGGTAAAGCCCCTCATCAACGTGTGCTCCGCGGTCGGGACCGCTCTGGCTGCAATCTCGTAGACGTCCCCAGTCAGGATCACGGCCTGCGGTACCGCAGCCATTGTCATATGCCAATGGACATCGCTAAGCCCGGGAATCATTGTACGCCCACCACCATCAATGACTGTTGCTCCCTCAATTTGGACGTCATCGGACGAAATGTCGGAAATCAAGTTGCCTGTGATGACCACATTGGCGTTTTCGATAAGGTCTTCGTTAAGCCCATCAAAAATGTTCACATTCGTGATGATTGTTTGAGGCTTTGGGGTGGACTCGGCCTCAGTCGCTGAATCTGCAGCAAGAACTGGTTTTGCCAGAATCGAAACAACAAACAGACTAGACAAGATATACGCTCGTTTCATTGTGTCATCTCCACATGTGCTTTGAAGACAGAAAAGCCG
This region includes:
- a CDS encoding amidohydrolase family protein, encoding MKRAYILSSLFVVSILAKPVLAADSATEAESTPKPQTIITNVNIFDGLNEDLIENANVVITGNLISDISSDDVQIEGATVIDGGGRTMIPGLSDVHWHMTMAAVPQAVILTGDVYEIAARAVPTAEHTLMRGFTTVRDIGGNSFSLKKLIDSGVIVGPRMLVAGPPLSQTGGHYDYRLPHEIPAESNLDYWGRTGFFVIADGLPEVRRRAREVFRMGASQIKIAAGGGVASIFDPLDVRQYSLEEMKAIVDVAESYNSYVAAHVITDEAVRMAVEAGIKTIEHGMLVTEDTLKLMKKKGVWLSTQPLLDDEDRMVFPTESSTKKWLEATSGTEKVYPLAKKMGVKIGFGTDAIMDPEMAAKQGKFLTKLSRWFTPYEVLKMATSDNAELMEMAGPRHPYQEGPLGEITEGAYADLILVDGNPLEDLNLVADPDNNFDLIMKDGKIYKNTLE